The window ACAGAGAAAAATAGAATAATTAATCTAAAAAATATTTAAAGGAGAGTTTTATGAAATATATTTATCTTATAGGTGGAATTTTAATTCTATTATTAAATCCACTCTATGGAGCTGAATTTGAAGAAAATAATAGAATTTCAAATTTTTTAAAAAAAAATAATATCAACGGTACTTTTGTTCTTTATGATGTTCAAAATGAAACTTTGATTGGACATAACGAAACTCGTGCATTTACTCAATACCAACCTGCTTCTACTTTTAAAATTCCAAATACTCTAATAGGCCTTTCTTTAGGAGTAGTTAAAGATGTAGATACCATTGCTTATAAACATAATGGAAATAAGTTATGGAATAAATCATGGGAAAAAGATGTATCTCTTAGAGAAGCTATGAAATTATCTCACTTACCTGCATATCAACAGTTAGCTCAAAAAATTGGAGTAGTTAGAATGCAAGAGAATATTTCTAAAATGGATTATGGTAATAAAAATATTGGAAAGAATCTTACAACTTTTTGGCTAAGAGGTCCATTAAAAATAAGTGCTATTGAACAGATATTTTTTTAGAAAAACTAGCTAAACGTGAACTTAATTATTCAAAAAATATCCAAGACTCTGTTGTAGAAATTATTAAATTGGATACTGGTGATGATTGGACATTGTATGGTAAAACAGGTTGGGCGACAAGAAACTTAAATAAAAATATGAATCCTACCTTAGGGTGGTTTGTAGGTTGGGTTGAACAAAAGGAAAAACTTTATATTTTTGCCTTAAATATGGATATTAAAGATTCTTCACAGCTTCCTCAACGACAAGAAATAGCTATTGATATTTTAAAAAACGAATTAAATATTTAAAAAATGAAAAAATGGGGGTAAACAGTGAATGCTAAATTGAAAATAATTATTACAATGATAACCTTTGGAACCTTAGGACCTTTTATTAAAAATATAGGCCTTGTTTCCAGTGAAAT is drawn from Cetobacterium somerae ATCC BAA-474 and contains these coding sequences:
- a CDS encoding penicillin-binding transpeptidase domain-containing protein, producing the protein MKYIYLIGGILILLLNPLYGAEFEENNRISNFLKKNNINGTFVLYDVQNETLIGHNETRAFTQYQPASTFKIPNTLIGLSLGVVKDVDTIAYKHNGNKLWNKSWEKDVSLREAMKLSHLPAYQQLAQKIGVVRMQENISKMDYGNKNIGKNLTTFWLRGPLKISAIEQIFF
- a CDS encoding penicillin-binding transpeptidase domain-containing protein codes for the protein MFLEKLAKRELNYSKNIQDSVVEIIKLDTGDDWTLYGKTGWATRNLNKNMNPTLGWFVGWVEQKEKLYIFALNMDIKDSSQLPQRQEIAIDILKNELNI